The genome window AGCAGCGTGACCGATAATCGAGTTGCCAATGAAGCCGGCGATGGCCGGGATGGCCGCCAGGATTATGGCATACTGGGTAAACATCTCCGCCACCGTCAGTTTCTCGGCCTTGATAACTTCCCATTCCGCCGACGGCTGGATCAGGATATTTTTTGCTCTGTCAACAATATTCATTCAGCTTCCTCCAGATTTGAATAACCAGAACCTATAATATGAATGGAATAAGTTCAAAAAACAAATCCTAAAAATAAAATAATTATACCGAACCGGATTCCCGGCAGAGGTGTTATTGTTATATTTAAATTTAGGATTGTTTATCATTTAGTAATTTTGGAAGGAGATGATCTTAATGAATATGCGGCTGGTTACTATTGTATATGCGGTTTTGATGATTCTGCTGGGTTTGATTGGCTATTTCGGCCTGGGTCGGATCAGTATAACTGCCCTCATTCCAGCTTTTTTCGGTATAGTCATATGCCTGATAGCCTTGATAGCGGCCGATCCCAATAGGCTAAAACATGCCATGCATATCTCGACCGCTCTGGCCTTGATTGCTTTCCTCGCGACCATCGGCGGATTATACAAAATGCTTATAATGCTGTCAGGGGGCGGGGTCGTCCGCCCGGCCGCGACTATCAGCCAGGGCATTATGGCCTTGTTGTCATTCCTTTATGTCAGTATGGCGGTCAGATCGTTTGTTACCGCCCGACTGCTTAAAGGAAACGACAATTAGCCGCCCCGGATATTAATAAACATTAAGTCAGATCGTAATCATGATGTCCCCGCTGTCAGACCGGCAGGGTTGAAAGAATTTATGGCATCGTCAAGCGAATCATGAGTCTCGAATACCGATACCAGGCGCGTGATCGTTAAAAGTGACTTAATGTTGTCGGTTACATTGACGATTTTCATACTGCCGGAATTTTTCGTGACAGCCGTCATGGCCGAAATCAACATTCCCATGCCGATGGAATCCATCCACTTGGTTTTGCCCAGATCAATAACCAGCTTTTTGAAACCGCCGTTAAGATACTCATAAACCTTACCATGAAACATGGTGGCATCCCGACCACCCATGATTCTGCCCTCAAGGGCAATTATAGCCACTCCATCCCGGAAATCATCAGTCATCTTCATTGTCATCCTCCAGGATTAAAGTACGATCCGCCGTGAAGCAGATGATGTTGTGTGCCATTATATACGGAGCAACATTGTTTTTGTTGCAGTTAAAAATGTTCAATGTATATACAGATTCTGTTTAATACATTGATCTGGGCCTGTATTGTTTAATACTGGAAAAGAAATTATGAGGATATCGTAAGCCACCTTATATCCGGGGCGGCCTGATCCCGAGAATTCGTAAATAGTGATTTATCTGACTCCGGTGATGGATATCATGTTCGAACAGGTGGGTGAAAATCCAGTAGCCGGTTTGCTCGATTTTCCACTTCCTGCCTTCGTGCGAGCCTTCTCTCTTATACGTTTTTTCAAAGGCCTCTTTTGGCTCGGCGAAAAACCGCTCCAGCCGTTTCCAGTGTTCCTCGAGGTGATTTTTAATTACTTTTTTATCAGGACATTTCTCGCCCGGCACGGCCAGTTCCACCGCCTTGTTGCCTTTCATGATTTCATCGTACCACCAATCTGAGGTTTCACAAATATGCAGAAACAACTGGCCCAGGGGAATCATGTTATCCGCCGGAATCCAGTCGCCTTTATCTTCCGGCATCAGTTCCAGAGCCTCCATGATGGAGTTCCTGATATTATCCCGCCAGAAATTTATCTGGAGTTCGAGCAGAACATTTTTATCAGCCATAATTTCTCCGGGTCAATGAGTTTTAATATTTGATTTATTTTATTTATATCAGACGCTTCAGATATCATATTTTATTTCCAAAGATATTCAATAGCCAGGCGGCTCGCCCTTTAATCCACCAGCTTTGTTTCCGGGACAGCTTCATTGGCGACCGGCAGTCTGAATTGTTCCGGGCGAAGTTTAATAACATCGCGAAGCCAGCTTTCGGGATAGCCGACCCCCTCCGGACTGCCGGTCGAATCCTTGACATAACCATCATTATACTTCATAATCAAAAATTCACCCAACTCGCGCCACTTCTCCACCACCATCTCGCCATTGATTACCGAGTAATCGGTCAGGTATTGAGTCATCAATGGCAAATCCGTTTTATAAAGCTCCAGGGCGGTTTTTTCGACGGTCGGTTGCAATGATATAAACTGCCTTTCAAGCTCGCCCTGAATGGCCTGGATATCCTTAATCATGTATGAGTATTTCAGATTACAGAAATTGGAAACGAAATTGAATACCCACCAGGCTGATTCCCATGAAAATTCCTGGAGAGAGCCAATTGTAAACGATTTGGGAATATCGATAATTCCGCAATAAAGGGGAATATAACATGTGAACCAGGTATCATCGACACCATACCAGTATACCCCGCCAATCGGATCGGGAAGCCAGCCCCGCGACTGCGAAACAAATGTGAATCCGGTCTGCTGGGTGGAGATCGGCCGCTCCCAGGCGTATTCGACCGAATCAACCGTGAAATACATCGGCCGCCAGCGATATGGCGAACCGAACGGACCGGCATCGACACCGACCGTCATATCGAAAGGAGTCCCTTCATAATGATCGCGCATCAGCGCGAAAACATCGGCCAGTGAAAGCTTCTTATCCGGTTTAATCCAGAGGGGATATGGTTCGGCACCTTCAACCGCACGGGTATAATCAGGGGAAAGATTTAGCGATGGGGCCGCGCGGCGGAAAATACTCCAGACCCGCGCCGAACCATAACGTTGATTTTTCGGCGTTGACGGACAGTAAGCTTCGTTGAATAAAAACGGCCGTCCAAACTTCGGCTGGTAGTATCCATGCTCCACGGCAAAAGATACGACATTATCGGAATACAGGCAGTTTTTCGGATCATCCATCGGAAATCGCCCGATCCTGGCCTTGTTGGCATGGGCCGAGATGTAGCCATCGGGAATCCGAAGCGCCACCCAGATAGCCCCCCGGCCGCCCGAACCGGTTCCGATCATCTCCATAATCCAGGCTTCCTCGGTGTCGGCAATTGAGAATGATTCACCGGTGGCGCAATAACCGTATTCGGAAACCAGATCGGTCATCACCCGGATAGCTTCCCGGGCGGTCCGCGCCCGTTGTAGAGCCAACCCTATTAAATCCCAGTAATGCAGCAGGCCGTCATCA of Candidatus Zixiibacteriota bacterium contains these proteins:
- a CDS encoding STAS domain-containing protein; translation: MKMTDDFRDGVAIIALEGRIMGGRDATMFHGKVYEYLNGGFKKLVIDLGKTKWMDSIGMGMLISAMTAVTKNSGSMKIVNVTDNIKSLLTITRLVSVFETHDSLDDAINSFNPAGLTAGTS
- a CDS encoding DinB family protein codes for the protein MADKNVLLELQINFWRDNIRNSIMEALELMPEDKGDWIPADNMIPLGQLFLHICETSDWWYDEIMKGNKAVELAVPGEKCPDKKVIKNHLEEHWKRLERFFAEPKEAFEKTYKREGSHEGRKWKIEQTGYWIFTHLFEHDIHHRSQINHYLRILGIRPPRI
- a CDS encoding C69 family dipeptidase — translated: MKKFLYLTAALVFGLGGPGSKDIDACTNLLVTKGASTDKSVMITYTCDGEFHPHLEYTAAADYPAGDSLAIEDWHGNTRGYIRQVEHTYAVVGMMNEHQLAISETTFDGREELRNDDGLLHYWDLIGLALQRARTAREAIRVMTDLVSEYGYCATGESFSIADTEEAWIMEMIGTGSGGRGAIWVALRIPDGYISAHANKARIGRFPMDDPKNCLYSDNVVSFAVEHGYYQPKFGRPFLFNEAYCPSTPKNQRYGSARVWSIFRRAAPSLNLSPDYTRAVEGAEPYPLWIKPDKKLSLADVFALMRDHYEGTPFDMTVGVDAGPFGSPYRWRPMYFTVDSVEYAWERPISTQQTGFTFVSQSRGWLPDPIGGVYWYGVDDTWFTCYIPLYCGIIDIPKSFTIGSLQEFSWESAWWVFNFVSNFCNLKYSYMIKDIQAIQGELERQFISLQPTVEKTALELYKTDLPLMTQYLTDYSVINGEMVVEKWRELGEFLIMKYNDGYVKDSTGSPEGVGYPESWLRDVIKLRPEQFRLPVANEAVPETKLVD